The Geothrix oryzae DNA window ACCATGGCCCCATGCGTGACCTCGAGGCCCTCCGGGACCAGCACAAGCGCCGCCTGGCCTGGATGCCCTGGCTCTACTTCGCCCTGAAGCCCCGCCACCGGGCCTGGGCCGAGGCCTGGCAGGAAGAGGTGCAGGCGCGGTTGCTGGCCCAGGAGACCGTGCAGCTCGGCCGGGGATGTTTCATCGCGCCGGACGCCGCCATTTTCGGCGAGCCCGGCCGGGCTGTGGTGATCGGCGACCGCTGCGCCATCGCCGCCCAGGCCTTCCTCCACGGACCGATCACCCTGGGCGACGATGTCAGCGTGAACGCGGCGGCCCGGCTCGACGGCGGGCGCAAGGGCATCCGCATCGGCGACGGCACCCGCATCGCCAGCGGCGCGGCGATCTACGCGTTCGACCACGGCCTGAAGCCGGACCGCGACATCAAGGACCAGCCCGTGCGGTCGCGGGGCATCCACATCGGCCGCGATGTGTGGATCGGCGCCAATGCCGGCATCACGGACGG harbors:
- a CDS encoding acyltransferase, which codes for MRDLEALRDQHKRRLAWMPWLYFALKPRHRAWAEAWQEEVQARLLAQETVQLGRGCFIAPDAAIFGEPGRAVVIGDRCAIAAQAFLHGPITLGDDVSVNAAARLDGGRKGIRIGDGTRIASGAAIYAFDHGLKPDRDIKDQPVRSRGIHIGRDVWIGANAGITDGVTLGDHAVVAMGAVVTRDVPEWTIVAGVPATVVGDRRIR